One Nicotiana tomentosiformis chromosome 4, ASM39032v3, whole genome shotgun sequence genomic window carries:
- the LOC104095061 gene encoding uncharacterized membrane protein At1g75140 — translation MASSNKGKIFLFSLLLLFYVSSWVFSAFAENDSSSESVIIEEEKLYNHEIEQKFEHVDALDVLKRHQLQLEKLEELVKNLSLLVSKLESRLLDYPKGEILEDKKQSFKGTKQVVFDEKKKIQSDGFVGSSEGSLLESKVVDGERMGAVSVTKYSPLWLERFQFISAVRLGSDATSINVLPFRDAEGLSKYVVIGDDRGKVYAFSRNGEVLIDFQTSLSSPITAYVSYLSVYKNESLVVTGHENGGILMHRIWEVVPDGDDRAALHMETVRKFASPEIEEGGSSITSLEVHHVGRNRYILSTDFFGKLRVFRENGTVFGLTVPKSRPLAFLKQRLLFLTETGAGSLDLRTMRIRESECEGLNTSIARSYVFDATERSKAYGFTSDGDLIHVLLLGDNMNFKCRVRSKRKLEMAEPLSFQAIKGYLLIANQEKVSLYNVSSQHYVRSGGPRLLFSAGHDEIVASFLNYQSLELNDKYKKVIPLVASDQEKLIILGLGNGYLGIYRSNLPLFKNEFNTMMWTSPVLFFILFLLGAYYFFAKKKEALTSWGPDDPFNSTSVTSGAPLGSSQGDRSYADSSRNADLMDLRSSGLRAPSGRYVSPSCYPGGTTGAYRSNPSDTTSRPSSVDPNFRTTSELKFRGSNLETSGFPKRRDSLFVNSQIVDDGK, via the coding sequence ATGGCAAGCTCAAACAAAGGCAAGATTTTCTTGTTTTCtttgcttttgttattttatgttTCATCATGGGTTTTTAGTGCTTTTGCTGAAAATGATTCAAGCTCTGAATCAGTtataattgaagaagaaaagttGTACAATCATGAGATTGAACAGAAATTTGAACATGTTGATGCTTTAGATGTGTTAAAAAGACACCAACTTCAATTAGAAAAACTAGAAGAGCTTGTTAAAAATCTTAGCTTGCTTGTTTCTAAGTTAGAATCAAGATTATTGGATTACCCTAAAGGTGAAATCTTGGAAGATAAGAAGCAGAGTTTTAAAGGGACTAAGCAAGTTGTTTTTGATGAGAAAAAGAAGATTCAAAGTGATGGTTTTGTGGGTAGTAGTGAGGGTAGTTTATTGGAGAGTAAGGTAGTAGATGGGGAGAGAATGGGAGCAGTGTCTGTTACTAAGTATAGTCCTCTTTGGTTGGAAAGGTTTCAATTTATATCAGCAGTGAGATTGGGATCAGATGCAACAAGCATCAATGTGTTGCCATTTAGGGATGCTGAAGGATTGAGTAAGTATGTTGTCATTGGCGATGATCGCGGAAAGGTGTATGCATTCTCCAGAAATGGGGAAGTTTTGATTGATTTTCAGACGTCGTTGAGTTCACCAATAACAGCTTATGTGTCGTACTTGTCTGTTTATAAGAATGAGAGTTTGGTTGTTACGGGGCATGAAAATGGCGGTATTTTGATGCATAGAATTTGGGAGGTAGTCCCTGATGGTGATGACAGGGCTGCTCTTCATATGGAAACCGTAAGAAAATTTGCTTCGCCTGAAATCGAGGAAGGTGGGTCTTCGATTACAAGTTTAGAGGTGCATCATGTTGGAAGAAATAGGTATATTTTGTCCACGGATTTTTTCGGGAAACTTAGGGTTTTTAGGGAGAACGGCACTGTTTTTGGGTTGACAGTGCCAAAGAGCAGGCCGCTTGCGTTTTTGAAACAAAGGCTTCTATTTCTAACAGAGACTGGTGCGGGGTCATTAGACTTGAGGACCATGAGAATTAGGGAATCTGAATGTGAAGGTTTAAACACTTCTATTGCTAGGAGTTATGTTTTTGATGCAACTGAACGGTCAAAGGCATATGGGTTTACATCTGATGGTGATTTGATTCATGTGCTACTCTTAGGAGATAATATGAACTTCAAGTGCAGGGTTAGATCCAAGAGGAAGTTAGAAATGGCCGAGCCTTTATCATTTCAGGCGATTAAAGGATATTTGCTTATTGCTAACCAGGAGAAGGTATCACTGTATAATGTATCATCACAACATTATGTCCGGTCTGGTGGACCAAGGCTTTTGTTCTCTGCTGGTCATGATGAGATTGTAGCATCATTTTTGAACTATCAATCTTTggaattaaatgataaatataaaaAGGTGATTCCTTTAGTAGCCAGTGATCAAGAAAAGCTCATTATTCTTGGACTGGGAAATGGTTACTTGGGGATATATCGCTCAAACCTTCCACTTTTCAAAAATGAGTTCAACACCATGATGTGGACGAGTCCCGTTTTATTTTTCATCCTTTTCCTTTTAGGTGCATATTATTTTTTTGCCAAGAAAAAGGAAGCTCTTACCTCATGGGGACCTGACGATCCTTTCAATTCGACGAGTGTTACAAGTGGGGCTCCATTGGGATCCAGCCAAGGTGACAGATCTTATGCTGATTCATCGAGGAATGCAGATCTTATGGATCTAAGGAGTAGCGGCCTTAGAGCTCCATCTGGAAGGTATGTCTCTCCATCGTGCTATCCTGGTGGAACAACAGGTGCCTATAGATCAAATCCTTCCGATACAACTTCCAGGCCTTCCTCTGTTGATCCCAACTTTAGAACTACCTCGGAGTTGAAATTTAGGGGGTCGAATCTAGAAACATCAGGTTTTCCAAAAAGGAGAGATAGTCTATTTGTAAACAGTCAAATTGTGGATGATGGCAAGTAA
- the LOC104095060 gene encoding probable serine/threonine protein kinase IRE4, producing the protein MAEQSRTGGGESSSPETGIPTGLNRIKTRRLESKERPSSRLVVDSDKLNESPRSGASTPRLKQDQRAAAKGRKGHRKGRKIASWFASYIFKDLDQAGSGISVNQGTDKQGPGRNVHKMGKHVTMRQSSQGAMPNSKASKTFKSFSHELGPKGGIQPSPPRAHSYNDLKELIGSLRLRFDAAKEAVNTELGGFLQEVVEIVQKNEKNDSLPLDGQKMAGELVVLAQDCIKMTCLEFRSKCEAIVQDLTMKRQECQMGLLKWLLTRMLFILTRCTRLLYFAKDSEPVDETSLAKLKECLNRIPSIKTDWVLKRGISDSEAGCTLNTKAAGKCSSEEEKTSKFSSHTHQQKSEFLLDGSVTTLEKDPMFIEPTSSFINHPDIQSNMKSLNHISDRISGELKNECRQQYSDDSLVICRICEELVPTIHLEPHSYICAYAEKCDSKSLDVDERLLKFAELLDQLVESRNLGFHATSEIQENSKVKNANSGNTSEGYSPNMGEWRSKGIDGMFEDLHEMDTASIEDSPLAAFVNLKSHLGAKFNHCGPPSSTGSMTSVSSTNTPRAVNFDFWLEHSNLSELEDVQQMADLADIAHCAAGTDLSEEGSHELLIAFMQDLQYTLQNNKLKALVVDTFGGRIENLLREKYILACDLVGRKDGFGNSEGSKILVDNSSHSSIMSTPSSSSHKERTSIDDFEIIKPISRGAFGRVFLARKRSTGDLFAIKVLKKLDLLRKNDIERILAERNILITVRNPFVVRFFYSFTSRDYLYLVMEYLNGGDLFSLLKKVGCLEEDVARTYVAELVLALEYLHSLGIVHRDLKPDNILIAQDGHIKLTDFGLSKIGLMNSTDDLSGPDTKDVVLPDVPDHLLDKSQRSAVGTPDYLAPEILLGTEHGSAADWWSVGIILFELITGFPPFNAEHPEVIFDNILNKQIPWPFVPEEMSLEAQDLIDRLLVHDPNLRLGAKGASEVKAHQFFRGVDWDNLALQKAAFVPQTDGVDDTSYFVSRYGLSGVQDGEDCNDSASDSSEFSSNFALENMDECGDLAQFDPSPLDLSLMNFSFKNLSQLASINHDMLLQSGFDSSRCSSPCKGTSE; encoded by the exons ATGGCGGAACAGAGTCGGACCGGTGGTGGTGAGTCGTCTTCGCCGGAGACCGGAATTCCGACCGGTTTGAACCGGATTAAGACTAGGCGGCTTGAGTCGAAGGAAAGGCCGAGTTCAAGGCTTGTAGTAGATTCCGATAAGTTGAATGAGTCTCCTCGTTCTGGAGCTTCCACGCCTCgtttgaagcaggatcaaagAGCTGCCGCAAAAGGACGAAAAG GACACCGTAAAGGCAGGAAGATAGCTAGTTGGTTTGCGTCATATATCTTTAAGGATTTAGATCAAGCTGGTAGTGGAATTTCCGTAAATCAG GGTACTGACAAGCAGGGTCCTGGAAGGAATGTGCATAAGATGGGGAAGCATGTGACAATGAGGCAATCTTCCCAAGGAGCAATGCCTAATAGTAAAGCAAGCAAAACATTCAAAAGTTTTTCACACGAGCTAGGTCCAAAAGGTGGAATTCAACCTTCACCTCCGCGAGCTCACAGCTATAATGATCTAAAG GAGCTGATTGGATCTCTTCGTTTAAGATTTGATGCTGCTAAAGAAGCAGTGAACACAGAGCTAGGCGGTTTCTTGCAGGAGGTTGTAGAAATTGTACAGAAGAATGAGAAGAATGATTCCTTGCCTCTGGATGGACAAAAGATGGCTGGAGAACTTGTTGTTCTTGCTCAAGATTGTATCAAAATGACGTGCTTAGAATTCCGCTCCAAGTGTGAAGCAATTGTCCAGGACCTGACTATGAAAAGACAAGAATGCCAAATGGGTCTTTTGAAATGGTTGTTGACACGCATGCTTTTTATATTGACACGGTGCACAAGGCTGTTGTATTTTGCTAAGGACAGTGAGCCAGTTGATGAGACATCTCTGGCCAAGCTTAAAGAATGTCTAAATAGAATTCCTTCTATTAAAACAGATTGGGTTCTCAAGCGAGGGATATCTGATTCGGAAGCAGGTTGTACTTTGAACACAAAGGCTGCTGGCAAATGCAGTTCGGAGGAAGAAAAGACTTCGAAATTTTCCTCTCACACACATCAGCAGAAATCTGAATTTCTCTTGGATGGAAGTGTCACTACACTAGAAAAAGATCCCATGTTTATTGAACCAACATCATCTTTTATTAACCATCCTGACATTCAGTCTAACATGAAATCATTAAACCATATCAGCGACCGAATTAGTGGAGAATTGAAAAACGAGTGTAGACAACAGTATTCAGATGATTCTTTGGTGATATGTAGAATTTGTGAGGAACTTGTTCCCACTATTCATTTGGAGCCTCATTCCTATATATGTGCTTATGCAGAGAAATGTGATTCGAAATCTCTAGATGTAGATGAGCGCCTTCTGAAATTTGCAGAGTTACTGGATCAGCTTGTGGAGTCACGTAATTTAGGATTTCATGCAACGTCTGAGATCCAAGAAAATTCAAAAGTGAAAAATGCAAATTCTGGGAATACATCTGAAGGTTATTCACCAAATATGGGTGAGTGGAGAAGCAAAGGGATAGATGGAATGTTTGAGGATCTTCATGAGATGGATACGGCCAGTATAGAAGATTCTCCATTAGCAGCATTCGTTAATTTGAAGAGTCACTTGGGTGCAAAGTTTAATCATTGTGGTCCACCATCTTCAACAGGGAGCATGACATCAGTATCCTCCACAAATACCCCTCGGGCAGTAAATTTTGACTTCTGGTTAGAGCATAGCAATCTTTCTGAGCTAGAGGATGTCCAGCAG ATGGCTGATTTAGCAGATATTGCACATTGTGCGGCCGGCACAGATCTTTCAGAAGAAGGATCTCATGAGCTTTTAATTGCTTTCATGCAAGACCTACAATATACTTTACAAAATAACAAGCTAAAAGCTCTTGTAGTAGATACATTTGGGGGACGAATAGAGAACCTTTTGCG AGAGAAATATATACTTGCTTGTGATCTAGTGGGTAGAAAAGACGGTTTTGGAAATTCAGAAGGCTCCAAAATATTAGTGGATAATTCATCTCATTCCAGTATAATGTCAACTCCTTCAAGTTCATCACACAAAGAAAGAACAAGCATTGATGATTTTGAGATTATCAAACCAATCAGCAGAGGTGCCTTTGGCAGAGTTTTTCTGGCACGCAAGCGGTCAACTGGAGATTTATTTGCAATTAAG GTGCTCAAGAAATTAGATTTGTTGCGAAAGAATGATATTGAGCGCATATTGGCAGAACGCAATATATTGATTACTGTCAGAAACCCTTTTGTG GTCCGATTTTTTTATTCATTCACCAGCAGAGACTACCTTTATTTGGTCATGGAGTATCTTAATGGCGGTGATCTATTCTCTCTGCTTAAAAAAGTTGGTTGCCTTGAGGAAGATGTAGCTCGAACCTATGTCGCGGAATTG GTCCTTGCTCTGGAGTACCTTCATTCTTTAGGAATCGTCCATCGTGATCTCAAGCCAGACAACATATTAATTGCCCAAGATGGGCATATAAAG CTTACAGATTTTGGTTTGTCGAAAATTGGACTAATGAACAGTACGGATGATCTATCTGGACCCGACACAAAGGATGTAGTGCTTCCTGATGTTCCAGATCATCTATTGGACAAATCTCAACGGTCAGCTGTTGGTACCCCTGACTATTTGGCTCCGGAAATTCTTCTTGGAACTGAGCATG GTAGCGCTGCTGATTGGTGGTCAGTAGGAATCATTTTGTTCGAACTCATCACTGGGTTTCCGCCTTTCAATGCCGAGCACCCTGAG GTTATCTTTGATAATATTCTTAACAAGCAAATCCCCTGGCCCTTTGTCCCAGAAGAGATGTCCCTTGAGGCACAAGACTTGATTGACAG GCTTCTTGTTCATGACCCAAATCTGCGCCTTGGAGCAAAAGGAGCATCAGAG GTAAAAGCACACCAATTTTTCAGGGGAGTTGACTGGGATAATCTTGCCTTACAGAAG GCAGCCTTTGTACCACAGACTGATGGTGTTGATGACACAAGCTATTTCGTATCCCGGTATGGTCTAAGTGGAGTGCAAGATGGTGAAGATTGTAATGATTCTGCTTCCGACAGCTCTGAGTTCTCGTCAAACTTTGCACTTGAG AATATGGATGAATGTGGTGATCTTGCTCAATTTGATCCTTCTCCTCTTGATCTATCCTTGATGAATTTTTCTTTCAAG AATCTCTCTCAGTTGGCATCCATCAACCATGATATGCTCTTACAAAGTGGCTTCGATTCGTCAAGGTGCTCATCTCCCTGTAAGGGTACAAGTGAATAA